The following nucleotide sequence is from Pagrus major chromosome 13, Pma_NU_1.0.
GAGACCTCAGAGTTTTCTCCCACCTACCAGTCACATCCAGGCGGCCCCGGATCCCTCCGACATGTCGCCGTCCGTCCCCCCGCGGGTCCCTTCAGCCCGCCGGCGTCGCTGTGTGACCGACCGCGGTGCGAAGCCGCGGACGTTTTactgaaacattaaagtttGTGAAAGTGGCCTGAAAGTAGTTTGACTCCGTGTGAAGGAGGAAGGCAGGACCgtcccttcctccttcctccccccgCCTCCCCCCTTCCGCTCGGCCCACTTTAACCTCTTGTCTTCGGCGGAGTGACGGAGGTTCAACGGCGAAGACAGCGGACAGCAGCGGGGCGGACAGCCCGCCGCCGCGGCCAGGAGCACACGCTGTATGGCCAAGTTTGAGTCCGTGTTGTGGCAGAAGTACTGATGTAACGTgttaatgtaacgtcctctgctgtggcagaagtactgatgtaacgggttaatgtaacgtcctctgctgtggcagaagtactgatgtaacgggttaatgtaacgtcctcggTTGTGGCAGAAGTACTGATGTAACGTgttaatgtaacgtcctctgctgtggcagaagtactgatgtaacgtgttaatgtaacgtcctctgctgtggcagaagtactgatgtaacgggttaatgtaacgtcctctgctgtggcagaagtactgatgtaacgggttaatgtaacgtcctctgctgtggcagaagtactgatgtaacgggttaatgtaacgtcctcggTTGTGGCAGAAGTACTGATGTAACGTgttaatgtaacgtcctctgctgtggcagaagtactgatgtaacgtgttaatgtaacgtcctctgctgtggcagaagtactgatgtaacgggttaatgtaacgtcctctgctgtggcagaagtactgatgtaacgggttaatgtaacgtcctctgctgtggcagaagtactgatgtaacgtgtaatgtaacgtcctctgctgtggcagaagtactgatgtaacgggttaatgtaacgtcctcggTTGTGGCAGAAGTACTGATGTAACGTgttaatgtaacgtcctctgctgtggcagaagtactgatgtaacgggttaatgtaacgtcctctgctgtggcagaagtactgatgtaacgggttaatgtaacgtcctcggTTGTGGCAGAAGTACTGATGTAACGTgttaatgtaacgtcctctgctgtggcagaagtactgatgtaacgtgttaatgtaacgtcctctgctgtggcagaagtactgatgtaacgggttaatgtaacgtcctctgctgtggcagaagtactgatgtaacgggttaatgtaacgtcctctgctgtggcagaagtactgatgtaacgtgtaatgtaacgtcctctgctgtggcagaagtactgatgtaacgggttaatgtaacgtcctcggTTGTGGCAGAAGTACTGATGTAACGTgttaatgtaacgtcctctgCTGTGGCAGAAGTACTGCTTGTAACGGGttaatgtaacgtcctcggTTGTGGCAGAAGTACTGATGTAACGGGttaatgtaacgtcctcggTTGTGGCAGAAGTACTGCTTGTAACGGgttaatgtaacgtcctctgctgtggcagaagtactgatgtaacgggttaatgtaacgtcctctgCTGTGGCAGAAGTACTGCTTGTAACGGgttaatgtaacgtcctctgctgtggcagaagtactgatgtaacgggttaatgtaacgtcctcggTTGTGACAGAAGTACTGATGTAACGTgttaatgtaacgtcctctgctgtggcagaagtactgatgtaacgggttaatgtaacgtcctcggTTGTGACAGAAGTACTGATGTAACGGgttaatgtaacgtcctctgCTGTGGCAGAAGTACTGCTTGTAACGGGttaatgtaacgtcctcggTTGTGGCAGAAGTACTGCTTGTAACGGgttaatgtaacgtcctctgCTGTGGCAGAAGTACTGATGTAACGTGTAATGTAACGTCCTCGGTTGTGACAGAAGTACTGATGTAACGGgttaatgtaacgtcctctgCTGTGACAGAAGTACTGATGTAACGGgttaatgtaacgtcctctgCTGTGGCAGAAGTACTGATGTAACGTGTAATGTAACGTCCTCGGTTGTGACAGAAGTACTGCTTGTAACGGgttaatgtaacgtcctctgCTGTGGCAGAAGTACTGATGTAACGTGTAATGTAACGTCCTCGGTTGTGACAGAAGTACTGATGTAACGTGTAATGTAACGTCCTCGGTTGTGACAGAAGTACTGCTTGTAACGTGTAATGTAACGTCCTCTGCTGTGGCAGAAGTACTGATGTAACGGgttaatgtaacgtcctctgCTGTGGCAGAAGTACTGATGTAACGGGTTAATGTAACGTGCTCGGTTGTGGCAGAAGTACTGATGTAACGGgttaatgtaacgtcctctgCTGTGACAGAAGTACTGATGTAACGGGttaatgtaacgtcctcggTTGTGACCGCCGGTGAGCTTCGTGACTGAAGGGACTAGATGTCGGCGATGAAAAATCTTTCCCgccacagaaaaatgaaaaatgttcatccAGAGAGCAAAGAGAAGAAGACCGGATCATAAAAGATTTAAAGTTACTCACATGTGTCAAGTTACATGTTCAGTTATAGTGTCTGACTGGTTAAAAGTACTTAAAAGCAATGAACCAATGTAAcaagaacatttactcaagtactcaagATACTTGTAGGcctactttacttgagtattgctatttcctgctactttatatttccacttcactacattttagggagaaatattgttctttttactccactacatttatttgataactagttactagttacttttcagattacatgctgctttctgcaattaatttattttaaggGCAATTGGATAAAACAACATACATTTACTTATTGTATATGTGTaatatatgtgtaatttacttttacatttcatatcaACTACtgtaagacttttactcaagtactattcacaTGGGtgaaaacttttaccaaagtaatattttaatatgataactttacttttactcaagtatgacttttgagtacATAATACAACactatgtatgtactgtatgcagtgatggaatgtaactaagtacattaactcaagtactgCCCTTCAGTAAACCTTTGAGATtcttactttacttgagtattgccattttctgctactttatataaaattaaatttatttattttatctgcaatcagataaaaaatgttttgccagaaATTcttttttgatacttaagtatatttaataACAGATACATTATGACTTCAAGACATATCTTTACTGTTACTCAAGTATGATCTTAGAATACTTTTTGTAACAATGCCTAAAAGTAATACTTCAAAAGTAAATTTCTggcaataaattaaaatataaaaatgtatagttCTGCATATATTTAGCCTACATATACAGGTTTGTGTGTACTACTGATCTGCAGGTTATTGGAATAGTGTGttctttgcttttatttatctttattttatttattatttatttaatatattaatttaaaaatgtgctactttggctttgatgcagtctgcaaagtaactagtaactaaagttaacacagaaatgtagtggagtaaaacgggcaatatttttgtactttgtaccaagatgtagtggagtggaagtataaagtagcagacaatggaaatactcaagtaaagtacaaatacctcaaaattgtacagaattatagtacttgagtaaatgtacttcattacatttcacGTAGCAGTAGTGAGAATTATAACAGTGGGCCTGTTATTACCTGTAGATCATACCTCGGTCATACCTGTAATAATACCTGCAGTGATGGTGGACAGCAGTCGGCTTAGTGtagcattttgtttatttttatttattgacagTGTTAAGGAACAGTGCATccaagtaaacaaacaaacaaacatctctAACATGatcaaagaacaaaacaaagaacaagaaGAGTCTTACGACCACGGTCACATCAGTACAAAGTAAACTGTCATTAACAACCTGTAACTTTAGTAATaacaaaaattaattaataaaatgtttgtacagtagttttagttttttttgtattcctgTTGTTATTACAACTGTGTTATGATTGTAAGTCACATTCAGTGTTGGAAGAAGATCCTTAACTTCAGTAGAATTAATAATAACTAACTTGAATTGTTTCATACACTGCTGGCTGATTTAATTTATAATTTGTAAAATTTTGAtggttttgtgtgtaaaatctcaATATTCACAGTAACTAAAGccgtcagataaatgtagtaaaTGGAACAAAAGTTCAGTATTTGTTTCGTGTGGGGTATAAATGGAAATACTATaatactgtacttgagtaaatgtacttagttacgtTACACCACCGGTCACAGCATGTTTCCCGTCTCTTTGTTCACAGAAGACGTTAACGAACATAAAGAAAAGCCTCTGTGAAGATAAATGATGTTGTTACGGTTCATATCTCAGCGCTGGTTCTCGTCTTCAGTCTGCTCTCCTGTTTCTGACTCGTGTGTCTCAGGGCAGTGAAGGGGTTAACGGCCGAGCCTCCCGGTGTCCTGTTTCACCATTTTTTAGAGATGACGACTCAAAGCAGATGGAGGATTTTGGGGATTCTGGGAGAACAGCAGACAGTTTTAGTGTCACAACAACAAAGGAAACACTAAAACCCTCCAATAATATTCTTTTATTCACTCTGTCAGGAGATTATAACGACCTGAAGTTCACTCTGCTTCAGTTTTATACAATATTATTCCTGTTGTGAGTTCTAATGTCTGTGgtttatagttttatttataGTTAACATTTTACTTTATCTGCTCAGTTACCAGTTTATTACTGCAATACATAcagtttaattatttatgtTAATGGTATTGTTCTTTATggtgagtttatttagtttttttattattatttaactgAAACAAAAGTTTAAGAAATCAttcttagttttgtttttttcagtggtgTCCACATTGTTTTCAGTCAATAAACTGATTAGTCACTCAACAGAAAAATTgctaattgatttttttcaagcaaaaaatacaaaatatttagtGTTTCCTTCTCCAGTGGGAGGATTCTCTACTCttctcagttttattttactttaaactgaCTTTCTGTTggtcactattttttttttttttggaccaTTTTATGACTAAAATCTAAATTTATGAATTGATATGATCATCgtttaattaatcaatttaatCTTTAGCTGCAGTCCTCATTTAAATCCAGGGAATACGTATATCCATGtacttacaaaaaaaaaaaaaaaattattttggcttaataaactttatttaaaacactATTTAATATCTATTTCAtataattcctttttttttttactgtgatagGTTTCTAAGAAGGTTCTTGTCAGATGAAACGaatcaatattttaaatttGGATTAATCAAATATTTAAGCCATTCACGTGTATTTATGCTGCactttttaagtgttttacagtaaaataaggATAAAACTTTGACAAGACGTAACAAACtctgaataaaaaatgataaaattagattatttaaaacaaattataaaaagGTAACTCAAGAAATACATGAGTTCATCCACATAAATACTTTAAGTCCAACAGAGTCATAAACTAAACGTTATGAAgtgtaaaacaataataaactaAACGTTATTAAGTGTAAAACAGTCATAAACTAAACGTTATTAAGTGTAAAACAATCATAAACTAAACGTTATTAAGTGTAAAACAGTCATAAACTGTTATTAAgtgtaaaacaataataaattaaGTGTTATTAAGTGtcaaacaataataaactgtTATTAAgtgtaaaacaataataaactgtTATTAAGTGTAAAACAGTCATAAACTAAGCGTTATTGAGTGTAAAACAGTCATAAACTAAGCGTTATTAAgtgtaaaacaataataaactgtTATTAAGTGTAAAACAGTCATAAACTAAGCGTTATTGAGTGTAAAACAGTCACAAACTAAGCGTTATTAAGTGTAAAACAGTCATAAACTAAGCGTTATTAAgtgtaaaacaataataaactgtTATTAAGTGTAAAACAGTCATAAACTAAGCGTTATTAAGTGTAAAACAGTCATAAACTAAGCGTTATTAAgtgtaaaacaataataaactgtTATTAAGTGTAAAACAGTCATAAACTAAGCGTTATTGAGTGTAAAACAGTCATAAACTAAGCGTTATTAAgtgtaaaacaataataaactgtTATTAAgtgtaaaacaataataaactgtTATTAAgtgtaaaacaataataaactaAGCGTTATGAAGTGTAAAACAGTCATAAACTGTTATTGaatgtaaaacaataataaactgtTATTGAGTGTAAAACAGTCATAAACTGTTATTGAgtgtaaaacaataataaactgtTATTAAGTGTACaccagcctctctctctgcgGCCCTGCTCTGTGCTGCACTTCTCCGTGCGGCCATGCGGCGGCGCTGTTTTCACAGTTGGTGAACTACCTCTATTTGGTCAAGGACTATGTTGTAAAAAATCTTTGTAACTGTTCCTTTGCTCTGGTTCTGGGACTCTTCTGGAGACCCGCTCGGTGTTCCGGGGGACCGTGTGACCGCCTCTCCCCGAGGACTGTGTGGCCGGGCCCGGGTCGCCTGGTTCGGACAGCTGTTAGCGGTTTTCTGATCTCTGACTGGAGGTTTTACTGCCAACCAAGTTAGCTCAACAGCTAATCCTAAAAGTCACGTCACCTGTGCGGACTCGAATTAAAAGTTCGTCCGCCGGTTCGGGCCGTCGGGTGGGTCCGGAGGGCGAGCGCGTTCAAAACTTTGTCTCGAGTGTTTTTGCGCGGGGTTCGTGTTTTATCTCGCGTTCACGCAGCCATTATATTTGCGTTGAGACAGCAGCAAGTGAAGCGTAGCTGCGGGTTTTAAATGACGGTCTGACCCGCAGTCACACACGAATACGCTGTTTTTTCTGCGGGACATGCGGTAGAGAGGACACGGCGTCGTTGTTCAGTCCGCTGACTTGGCGGCTCTGGGTTTGCTGCTCGTGAGGCCTGCGGGTCAGGCTTCCACCGGGCTCGAGTAGAGCCCGACGCCGCCATCGAAAGGTCGGAGGCCGGCAGTCGGCGCTGCCACCGCCGGGCCTGCGGACCAAGGTATGGAACGGATGGAAGTGGACCAGTGCGCAGGCGCAGCTGGCGGGGCAGGAGGCGGGGCACTCCGTAGATCGAATAGCGCCCCCATGATCACCAGTGTCAGGTCAGTGGTACTGCACCCAAAGGGACAACACCGAGTCCCATTAAAGAAACATCCCTTTGTGTTTGGCTCGTTCACAGTGAGCCAATCACACGTCACTAAGTGTTACTGAAGATACTTTGTTAATTTGCCACTCCTTAATTCGGCATACTTTTCACACACCAAGCAGTACTTTgtaaattaattataaaatccAAATCccatatgtatttattttaaatttcagGAGGAATTTCTTTGGGGAAAATTAAAAGTGTTTCACTCTGTTtgacacatggaaaaaaaaatcttcacctgaaatattttttctcaacagatttttttcttagaCAAAACATTGTTCAGGAAATATTTTGGTGTCAGGAACATTTTCACTcggggaaaaaaactttttcagtcagtttcacacattaacaaaacatttcttcccAATTTCTTTTCCATAAACTTCAGGAGAAAAAATTTTCaggatcattttttttaataatttcagGAGAAGTTTTTCACCAATTTCGGGACAAAAATGTctcctgaaataaaaacaaacaaacaaacagcacacaatttttttttttcggaaATGTACAATTTTGTTCcgttcttttttgtttttgtcagagaaaaaaatctgttgaaaaaaaatttcTTTTCCAGAAAAATCAGTCTTTCTGGTTCTTCTTTAACTAAACTGTTCCCTACAAAGACAATATTAAACTTAAAGCCACACGTTCATTTGAATGTGAAACTTTGTTTACTACagagactgaaaacagctgaaaagtTGACatgattaatatatttttaactaTATTTTCTATAAATCTGTTGTTAATGTCTCTCAGTGATGGGATGACGGTCTTCAGTCCCGTGTCCTCAGCTCGATACAGACGCAGCAGTGTGTCCATCAACCCCAGCTGCCCTTCACAGGTCAGTGTGATTCACAATGAAGATTTATTTACGGTCTGTTTCAGTTTCTCAtccattgtttctttttcttcttcagctcgttcCTCTCTCACCTTTCTCCCTGACCGGAGACAGACACGACCAGAAGAGGCAGGTGAGGACAGAAAGAGTTCAGACTTCTTCCTCCTCCGCaacatttctcttcttcttcgttCGTCTCTTTTCACTGTGGGAACAAATCACTTGAAAATGAACCAGGAAGTGTTCATGAGTGAGTCCAGATGAGAGGACTTAGACTAATCTAGATGATAGATAGGGTTGAcgttttttcacttggttttacacatgaattttaatttatttttatttttctaggCAGAATTCACTctattttacattaaatttacttttcctgattttttgtttgtttgtttgttttacacatgaatattttcataataataataattattattatttttattttcctcctggaaaaaaaggaaaaaaaaactttttgtcactatgttttttacatgaaaacaaaaacccttAGAAATTTTCCCTGAGAATATTTGTTTTCCACATGTCTTCCcagatggagaaaataattaaGGAACtaagaaagattatcctggaaAAACTTGTatttccaccagttctcaagtcataaacttCACTCGCCCCTCAGAGCTTCTGTAGGATTCAGACTGATCTACACGAGACTCTGAACACTAAATTCAGACCAGCTTCAGTCTAGAAGGTTTTAACATTAGTCAAATCGACTTGACACAGACTCTGTTCTGAGTGATGTTTGTTCCCTTTATTACAAAGTCTTTAATTTGACAGTGAAGACAGGAAGTAGATGATTCAACATGAAGGTTAataacagctgtttgtgttgaatACAGGAGGAGAATATGGAGATGACGCTCAGAGGGAGTCTGCAGAGGCTCAGGTACAGAATATATACAAACACTCTTCAGCAGgttgatgttaaaaaaagaaacaaaagtctAATTAAACCTTCATCTCTCTTCCCCAGTTCTTCCAGTTTGATCCCAGTTcctccagtcagtcagtggcACAGTGACCACGCATCAGTGGTGAGCATCTCCACTCTGCTTCTCTACTACCTGACTCTTATTTTGATGGATTTTGGAGGTGGTTCCTGTCAGTGAAGACACTTTTCTGTCCAGGTTCATTTCTAGAAAGCTAAGGCTCATGGGTAATGTAGTATTTAGTGCAATCCTATCCACCAATCAGAGGTTTAGACATAAAAGGCGGGAAAGAAAGATGAACCATTTTTGACTTCTTTGactttagactttagactttagaCTGAAtcctacggaagccctgagggacaagTGAAGAATGATCTGAggtgttttctcttctgtgtttatgactgagaactggtggaaaaaagttTTCCCAGTATAATCTTTCCAAGttccttcattttgttttccatctgaaaatgtgaaggaaaaaagaaaataattttgtgTTTAACCTAcaaattttttttcccacttggttcacagatgtaaaaaaaaataattggaaaTAAATTGTCACTCGTTTTCAAACACGGGGAAAAAAATTCcagtaaataaaacacttttccatgtgtgaaccgtgtaaataaaaaaaaaagtcaaaaaaataattcaggagggaaaaaaagaaactttgttttaaaggagaaatatgaaaaaaaaaacttttttgcaaaaaaatacaacttttttcagtttcacattttttccccccatatgttttcacagataaaaGAAATTCTGAAACTCAAAACGTTTTTTTCATCAAGTCAAGACTTATCAAGTcgtaaacacaggagagaaaacaatttagattagacttagaaaatggatcaccagaaaaaaagatttcctCACTTGCCCTTCAGGGCTTCCATAGAATCCAGATCAGAGGATTTagactgaaatcaaatcagACTCATAAGATTAAATCCAGAATAGAGTTCAGTTTGATCTAGATCAGATTCATAAAGACACTGAGGGTTCAGACTgactgtgttttcagtgtttcacttttttcttcttcagtggtTCCAGTCACAGGACAGCGGTGTCACGCCCAACTCCTCACCAAGTCCCACCAGGAGGTTCAGGTAAGTAAGCAAACAAAAAACCCTTCTTGAGGTTGTTTTCCCCTGTTAGTGGAAGCTTTTTAACTTACCTATCTGCTTATTGTCCCACAGACCAGCCGTCAGTGCCACTGTGAGATGGCCTGCATTAACTCCCCTCAAGAGAAAaggtaataaaatatataatataaactcattTTCGGAAACAAGCtttcaacacaacactgacataccATGTTGATATGTTTAATTGTTGGCCAGCAGTTACCATTTCACTCCCACAACAGCTGttgagcaacattatcatttatttggaCGTGCTGTTGTCCACCTGATGGCTTTTTTATCATATTCACTCAccttttgtcttcattgttaaacagaAGACAATGAATAATCGTGCTCCGCCACGAGTGGgcaatgtaaaaaatgtaaataatagaGTAGCTGGAGCTTGTTCATCTTCCTTCCTTAGTGTCCGACttatcatctgatgtttaaagttACGTATAACAACTCGAGGGTGATATGACCccactgacaggtgaccaaatgaaacgcagcattacatttaaataaaaatatggatttctctggtttgaacattgttggaaatatttggaataatttaaatacacaactcaaaaacacacaacacaggtcCAGTTGTTTTGagacatttgaatgcagaaatgttacatgttataCTTGTTTGAGTGATGaagaaaacaccaacacttGATTGTAAAACTTTATTAAGCACTGCTGACTGTCCCCTCGCTGCCCTCTGAAGCCTGTTGCATGCTTCTTGCCTCTTGAAATCTGAAACATGGCGGGTAGTAGCACGGCCGGTCCGGCCGGATCACATTCTTTTCCGACTTCTTCCAAAACGCACAGTTATTATATAATTAACATATTTGTTAAAACCAGAAGAGCAAAGAAGCAAGTAGAAAACGTTTGGCTGCGTTCAGTCACAGTAAAAGCTTTTAATAATAACCGTCACGTTCAGCCTTTCCTTCATTCTTCTTGTGTGCCTGCTGTAGATTGTCCACAGCGCCACCTACAGTGCTTTCAGTGTTTCTCTATAAACATTTGTGAATCGTTTTTCTCTCAGGAGGGGTGGAGTCTGACGGACCCCCAAAGAAGCTTTTTGTTGCCGGGGTGACAGATCCCACCAACCGCAGCAACTACACAGTCAGGTGAGGATCACCTTTAATGCACtcattgttttgggttttttttacaattgatttgaacttttatctcagaattctgagtttttttcaaaaagtcaaaatcagaaatatgaattcagacttttttccaGTGAATTCTGGGAAACAATTTAGAATCTtacaaaaaaaattctgagatttttttttttgacttttttgtcagtgttgtgatTTTTGTTCAGAAttctgattttgacttttatttaaattctgagaaaaaaatccgAATTCTGAATGAAGACTTTGAGAAGTCAGAATTCAGATTTCTGACTTAAATCTCagatttctttgaaaaaaaagtcagaattctgaattttgacttttttcctcagtattttgattcttttttttttttttcagaattcagagaaaaaaagtcagaacactattttattttacagtggcCTCAATCCTCGTCCATAgatataaatatcaaaatataaatgtaaaatgctGACTAAATCGTATTTATCTTGCCCGTTgtttctcccctcctccccctcagtgtctctcagtcGGTGGCAGACTCTCCCCCTGCAGGTGGCGTCAGTCCTCAGTCcagccctctctccctctctcctccccccgcCTTCACCCCCTTCACCTCCCACCAGCACCCCGGACACTAAAACCCACCTCCGCCCTGCTCCTCACCCAGAAGCATGACCCTGTCACTGTGGGTGCAGACCGACCACCAGCAGCTCcagagacattaaaaaaaaacctggaggAACATCGACCCCCCATCGGACCTCGTTTCTGTTCCAATCACCTGCCAGCATCACTGTAAGTCCCGCCTCCTCCTGCGAGCACATTGGATGGACAGAAGAATCCCAGGAAAGAAATGATGATTTCAAGGCTGCGACATCAGAACCTGAAATTCTTCTGCCTGGTTTCTTGGTTTCCTGTTTTCCATCATGTTTCGATCCCtggagtttatttatttttttgcagcgAGTTTCTGAGCCCGCTGTTTCTATTGGCTGGTTGGATATTTAACCAACTGAACTTTTTAACAGTTCCATCACTCTTCAGTTAATCCCTCAGAGATCTTACCATGTTGGA
It contains:
- the LOC141007071 gene encoding P2R1A-PPP2R2A-interacting phosphatase regulator 1; translated protein: MERMEVDQCAGAAGGAGGGALRRSNSAPMITSVSDGMTVFSPVSSARYRRSSVSINPSCPSQLVPLSPFSLTGDRHDQKRQEENMEMTLRGSLQRLSSSSLIPVPPVSQWHSDHASVWFQSQDSGVTPNSSPSPTRRFRPAVSATVRWPALTPLKRKGGVESDGPPKKLFVAGVTDPTNRSNYTVSVSQSVADSPPAGGVSPQSSPLSLSPPPAFTPFTSHQHPGH